Proteins from a genomic interval of Neisseria arctica:
- the thrC gene encoding threonine synthase, giving the protein MKYISTRGATAHKAFSEVLLMGLAPDGGLMLPEHYPHVSEQTLEAWRGLSYQELAFEVMSLFITDIPADDLRDIINRTYTEEVFGSREITPVRTLSDGIKIQALSNGPTLAFKDMAMQFLGNAFEYVLAKEGKTLNILGATSGDTGSAAEYALRGKKGIHVFMLSPEGKMSAFQRAQMYSLQDENIHNIAVLGMFDDCQDIVKAVQSDASFKEKYQIGTVNSINWGRIVAQVVYYFAGYFNVTTDNSQKVSFCVPSGNFGNVCAGHIARQMGLPIHRLIVATNENDVLDEFFKTGEYRPRSTADTYVTSSPSMDISKASNFERFIFDLMERDAVQIEALWAEVGIGKGFDLSLQLGKIRNQYGFVSGKSLHQDRLATIAEVYRADGELLDPHTADGVKVAREVREAGETIVCLETALAAKFEEAIREAVGEVAVARPSGLAGLEALPQRVQTVPNNAEVVKSIIRETLHK; this is encoded by the coding sequence ATGAAATATATCAGCACCCGTGGCGCAACGGCACATAAGGCATTCAGTGAGGTTTTATTGATGGGCTTGGCTCCCGATGGCGGTTTGATGCTGCCTGAGCATTATCCTCATGTGAGCGAGCAAACGCTTGAGGCTTGGCGTGGCTTGAGCTATCAGGAGCTGGCCTTTGAGGTGATGAGTCTGTTTATTACCGACATTCCTGCTGATGATTTGCGCGATATCATCAACCGCACTTATACCGAAGAGGTTTTTGGTAGTCGTGAGATTACTCCGGTTCGTACTTTGAGTGACGGTATTAAAATCCAAGCCTTATCAAACGGGCCTACTTTGGCATTTAAAGATATGGCGATGCAGTTTTTGGGCAATGCGTTCGAATATGTATTGGCCAAAGAGGGTAAAACATTAAATATTTTGGGAGCAACCAGCGGAGATACCGGTTCGGCAGCCGAATATGCTTTGCGCGGTAAGAAGGGTATCCATGTATTTATGCTGTCGCCGGAAGGTAAAATGAGTGCTTTCCAGCGCGCGCAGATGTATAGCCTGCAAGATGAGAATATCCATAATATCGCTGTTTTAGGTATGTTTGACGATTGTCAGGATATTGTAAAAGCCGTACAAAGCGATGCTTCTTTTAAAGAAAAATATCAAATCGGCACGGTAAACTCCATTAACTGGGGGCGGATTGTAGCTCAGGTGGTGTATTATTTTGCCGGTTATTTCAATGTTACTACAGACAACAGTCAAAAAGTCAGCTTCTGTGTGCCCAGCGGTAATTTCGGTAATGTGTGCGCCGGCCATATTGCCCGTCAAATGGGTCTGCCTATTCACCGCCTGATTGTGGCGACTAATGAAAATGATGTGCTGGATGAGTTTTTCAAAACCGGCGAATATCGCCCGCGCAGCACAGCCGATACCTATGTAACATCCAGCCCTTCTATGGATATTTCCAAAGCCTCAAACTTTGAGCGTTTCATATTCGACCTGATGGAGCGCGATGCGGTACAAATCGAAGCCCTGTGGGCAGAAGTCGGTATTGGTAAAGGTTTCGATTTGAGCTTGCAGTTGGGTAAAATCCGCAACCAATACGGTTTCGTGTCGGGTAAAAGCTTACACCAAGACCGTTTGGCTACCATTGCCGAAGTTTACCGTGCCGACGGCGAGCTGCTTGATCCGCATACGGCCGATGGTGTGAAAGTCGCCCGCGAAGTGCGTGAGGCTGGTGAAACAATCGTATGCTTGGAAACTGCCTTGGCAGCCAAGTTTGAAGAGGCTATCCGCGAGGCGGTAGGTGAAGTGGCTGTTGCGCGTCCGTCAGGCTTGGCAGGATTGGAAGCACTGCCTCAACGCGTACAAACCGTGCCTAATAATGCCGAAGTAGTGAAAAGTATTATTCGGGAAACATTGCATAAATAA
- a CDS encoding replication-associated recombination protein A, which produces MSDLFSRSPEAPLAERLRPQTLDDVIGQQHLIGMGKPLRVAVEGGKPHSMLLWGPPGVGKTTLARILAQSFNAKFLPVSAVFSGVKDIREAVEKAELALQQGQSTILFVDEVHRFNKAQQDAFLPYVESGLLTFIGATTENPSFEVNPALLSRAQVYTLQPLSPEDLNQLCKKVLILPEYLGMRLTTEAQNLLVHTADGDARRLLNLLEQLLRAAKTQNLTELSTDFLANSLGTQIRRFDKGGESFYNQISALHKSVRGSHPNASLYWFCRMLDGGADPRYLARRIIRMAWEDIGLADPRAMQIANDAASTFERLGSPEGELALAQAVLYLAAAPKSNAGYKAYNQMRDFVKKNSSDEVPVHLRNAPTKLMKELGYGREYRYAHDEPNAYAAGETYMPEGLDEPDFYQPVPRGLEIKIGEKLAWLKSLDDDAV; this is translated from the coding sequence ATGTCCGACCTTTTTTCCCGCAGTCCTGAAGCTCCTCTGGCCGAACGTCTCCGCCCCCAAACATTGGACGACGTCATCGGTCAACAACATCTTATAGGAATGGGTAAACCCCTGCGTGTGGCCGTAGAAGGAGGCAAGCCTCACTCTATGCTGCTATGGGGGCCTCCCGGTGTCGGCAAAACCACACTGGCCCGTATTCTCGCACAAAGCTTCAATGCCAAATTTTTACCTGTTTCCGCCGTTTTCTCAGGTGTAAAAGACATTCGTGAAGCCGTTGAAAAAGCCGAACTCGCCTTACAGCAGGGGCAGTCTACTATTTTATTTGTTGATGAAGTGCACCGTTTCAACAAAGCCCAACAAGATGCTTTTCTTCCCTATGTGGAAAGTGGTCTGCTTACGTTTATCGGAGCCACTACCGAAAATCCTTCGTTTGAAGTCAACCCGGCCCTCCTTAGTCGTGCGCAAGTCTATACCCTTCAGCCTCTTTCGCCTGAAGACTTAAACCAGCTATGTAAAAAAGTATTGATATTGCCGGAATACCTGGGAATGAGGCTGACAACCGAAGCACAAAACTTGCTTGTCCACACTGCCGACGGTGACGCCCGCCGCCTGCTCAACCTGCTCGAACAATTGCTTCGTGCCGCCAAAACACAAAACCTTACCGAGCTTTCCACCGATTTTTTGGCAAACAGCCTCGGTACGCAAATCCGCCGATTCGATAAAGGCGGCGAAAGCTTTTACAACCAAATTTCCGCCCTACACAAATCCGTGCGCGGTTCCCACCCCAATGCTTCCCTGTACTGGTTTTGCCGTATGCTAGACGGCGGAGCGGATCCGCGTTATCTGGCGCGGCGCATCATACGCATGGCTTGGGAAGACATCGGCCTGGCCGATCCACGCGCAATGCAGATCGCCAACGATGCCGCCTCAACATTTGAACGCTTAGGCTCGCCAGAGGGCGAACTCGCACTGGCACAAGCCGTGCTGTATCTGGCCGCCGCTCCAAAATCCAATGCCGGTTATAAAGCCTATAACCAAATGCGCGATTTTGTGAAAAAAAATTCCAGCGACGAAGTGCCCGTCCACTTGCGCAATGCGCCCACCAAACTTATGAAAGAATTGGGCTACGGCCGCGAGTACCGCTATGCACACGACGAACCCAACGCCTATGCCGCCGGAGAAACCTATATGCCCGAGGGGTTGGATGAGCCCGACTTCTATCAGCCCGTACCACGCGGACTGGAAATCAAAATAGGCGAAAAACTGGCCTGGCTCAAATCTTTGGATGACGATGCCGTCTGA
- the betB gene encoding betaine-aldehyde dehydrogenase: MTLHTAYINGSYTAANPQAETFASINPANGETLALIQQSTPEEINQAVETAHQGQKIWAAYTPVERSRILLKAVEILRQRNDELARIETLDTGKPLSETLYVDIVTGADVIEYYAGLAQALEGRQIPLRETAFAYTRQEPLGVVAGIGAWNYPTQIAMWKAAPALAAGNAMVFKPSEITPLGALKLAEIFTEAGLPNGVFNVVQGDYRVGTALSEHPGIAKVSFTGGVATGKKVMAQAASSTLKEVTMELGGKSPLIICEDADIDLAADIAVMANFYSSGQVCTNGTRVFIPQSRQAEFEAAVLSRAARIRVGDPLDPDTNFGPLASFAHMEKVLSYIEQGKAEGAVLLTGGGRLKTNGLENGAYVAPTVFGNCTDDMTICREEIFGPVMSILTYTTEEEAISRANDTGYGLAAGVVTPNLQRAHRIIGQIQAGICWINAWGESPAQMPVGGYKQSGIGRENGIQTLMHYTQTKSVLVDLGNYQSVF, encoded by the coding sequence ATGACCTTACATACCGCCTACATCAACGGCAGCTATACCGCCGCCAATCCGCAAGCAGAAACCTTTGCCAGCATCAACCCCGCCAACGGCGAAACCTTGGCACTCATACAACAAAGCACACCTGAAGAAATCAACCAAGCCGTCGAAACCGCACACCAAGGACAAAAAATTTGGGCGGCTTATACGCCCGTGGAGCGCAGCCGTATTTTATTAAAAGCCGTCGAAATCCTACGTCAACGCAATGATGAGCTTGCGCGGATAGAAACACTTGATACCGGCAAGCCCCTCTCTGAGACCTTATACGTCGATATCGTTACCGGTGCCGATGTTATCGAATACTACGCTGGATTGGCACAAGCCCTAGAAGGCCGCCAAATACCTTTGCGCGAAACTGCTTTTGCATATACCCGTCAAGAGCCTCTAGGCGTGGTTGCGGGTATCGGTGCCTGGAACTATCCGACCCAAATCGCCATGTGGAAAGCCGCCCCGGCGCTTGCGGCGGGAAATGCCATGGTATTCAAACCCAGCGAAATTACGCCTTTGGGGGCGCTGAAACTGGCAGAAATATTCACCGAAGCCGGCCTACCTAACGGCGTATTCAATGTCGTACAGGGTGACTACCGTGTCGGCACCGCCTTAAGCGAACACCCCGGTATTGCCAAAGTATCCTTTACCGGTGGCGTGGCAACGGGTAAAAAAGTGATGGCGCAAGCCGCATCTTCTACATTAAAAGAAGTCACCATGGAATTGGGCGGCAAATCCCCTTTAATTATCTGTGAAGATGCCGACATCGATTTGGCTGCCGATATCGCCGTAATGGCCAACTTTTACAGCTCGGGCCAAGTATGTACCAACGGCACGCGCGTTTTCATCCCACAATCGCGCCAAGCCGAATTCGAAGCTGCCGTATTATCCCGCGCAGCACGTATCCGTGTCGGCGATCCGCTTGATCCCGATACCAATTTCGGCCCTCTGGCCAGCTTCGCACACATGGAAAAAGTATTGTCCTATATCGAACAAGGCAAGGCCGAGGGAGCTGTTTTATTAACAGGCGGAGGCCGTCTGAAAACAAACGGTTTGGAAAACGGCGCTTATGTCGCACCGACCGTATTCGGCAACTGCACTGACGATATGACCATCTGCCGCGAAGAAATTTTCGGCCCTGTGATGAGCATTCTGACCTACACCACCGAAGAGGAAGCGATTAGCCGCGCCAACGACACCGGATACGGCTTGGCCGCCGGGGTGGTAACCCCCAATCTCCAACGCGCCCACCGTATCATCGGCCAAATTCAGGCAGGTATCTGCTGGATTAACGCTTGGGGCGAATCACCCGCACAAATGCCTGTGGGTGGCTACAAACAATCCGGCATCGGCCGTGAAAACGGTATCCAAACTTTGATGCACTACACGCAAACCAAATCTGTATTGGTGGATTTGGGCAATTATCAGTCGGTGTTTTAA
- the betA gene encoding choline dehydrogenase has translation MTLKSAYDYIIIGAGSAGNVLAARLTEDENVSVLLLEAGLPDYRLDFRTQMPAALAMPLQGTTYNWGYKTDPEPFMNNRIMDCGRGKGLGGSSLINGMCYIRGNALDFDHWAKKPGLENWSYLDCLPYFKKAEHRDAGENTYHGADGPIHVTTAKPGTNPLFEAMIQAGVDAGYPRTDDLNGYQQEGFGPMDRFVTPNGRRSSTARGYLDMAKHRERLTILTGALTDIILFDGKRARGVRFEHQKQMHSVEARREVILCAGAIASPQILQRSGIGPGEWLQEAGITEILDLPGVGNNLQDHLELYMQYECTQPVSIAPATQWWNKPAIGAEWLFNGTGLGATNHFEGGGFIRSDEKFAWPNIQYHFLPIAVRYDGRNASKSHSFQAHVGSMRSLSRGRVKLKSRNPAEHPSILFNYMSHEQDWEEFRAAIRITREIMNQPALDPYRGKAITPPEHLQSDAELDEYVRNHAETAYHPSCTCAMGEGNEAVTDSQGRVHGIEALRVVDASIMPDIITGNLNATTIMLAEKIADQIRGRTPLPKSNAAYYVANGVPVRGAAKR, from the coding sequence ATGACTCTCAAATCCGCTTACGACTACATCATCATCGGCGCCGGCAGCGCCGGCAATGTATTGGCCGCACGGCTTACCGAAGACGAAAATGTTTCCGTGCTGCTGCTTGAAGCCGGCTTGCCCGACTACCGTCTTGATTTTCGTACCCAAATGCCGGCCGCACTCGCCATGCCGCTGCAAGGCACAACCTACAACTGGGGTTATAAAACCGATCCCGAGCCGTTTATGAACAACCGTATTATGGATTGCGGCCGCGGCAAAGGTTTGGGCGGTTCATCTCTGATTAACGGCATGTGTTACATCCGCGGCAACGCACTCGATTTCGACCACTGGGCAAAAAAACCGGGGTTGGAAAACTGGAGCTATCTCGATTGTCTGCCCTATTTCAAAAAAGCCGAACACCGTGATGCGGGAGAAAACACCTATCACGGCGCTGATGGCCCGATACACGTTACCACCGCCAAGCCCGGTACTAATCCCCTGTTTGAAGCCATGATTCAAGCCGGTGTAGATGCCGGCTACCCTCGTACCGACGATTTGAACGGCTACCAACAAGAAGGCTTCGGACCGATGGACCGCTTCGTTACGCCAAACGGCCGCCGTTCTTCCACCGCCCGCGGCTATCTTGACATGGCAAAACACCGCGAGCGGCTAACCATTCTTACCGGCGCGCTTACGGATATTATTCTATTTGACGGCAAACGTGCCCGTGGTGTGCGTTTCGAACATCAAAAGCAAATGCACAGTGTCGAAGCGCGCCGCGAAGTAATTTTGTGTGCGGGTGCGATTGCCTCGCCGCAGATTTTGCAACGCAGCGGCATCGGCCCGGGAGAATGGCTGCAAGAGGCAGGCATCACCGAAATATTGGATTTACCGGGAGTGGGCAACAACCTGCAAGACCATCTCGAACTCTATATGCAGTACGAATGTACCCAACCGGTATCCATTGCCCCTGCCACACAGTGGTGGAACAAACCCGCCATCGGTGCAGAGTGGCTGTTTAACGGCACCGGCTTGGGTGCGACCAACCATTTTGAAGGCGGCGGCTTCATCCGCAGCGATGAAAAATTCGCTTGGCCGAATATCCAATACCACTTTTTGCCCATCGCAGTCCGTTACGACGGGCGCAACGCCAGCAAATCCCACAGTTTCCAAGCGCACGTCGGCTCAATGCGCTCTCTCAGCCGCGGCCGTGTAAAACTCAAGTCGCGCAACCCGGCAGAACACCCGAGTATTTTGTTCAACTACATGAGTCACGAGCAAGACTGGGAAGAGTTCCGCGCCGCTATCCGCATCACCCGCGAAATCATGAACCAACCGGCCTTAGATCCTTACCGCGGCAAAGCCATTACACCGCCCGAGCATCTGCAAAGTGATGCCGAATTGGACGAATATGTGCGTAACCACGCGGAAACCGCTTACCACCCTTCCTGTACCTGTGCGATGGGTGAAGGCAACGAAGCGGTAACAGACAGTCAAGGGCGCGTACACGGTATAGAAGCTTTACGTGTAGTCGACGCATCCATTATGCCCGACATCATTACCGGCAATCTGAATGCCACCACAATCATGCTGGCTGAAAAAATTGCCGACCAAATCCGCGGCCGCACACCGCTGCCGAAATCCAATGCCGCCTATTACGTTGCCAACGGTGTTCCGGTGCGTGGTGCCGCCAAACGATAA
- a CDS encoding BCCT family transporter gives MTKHDTSPQRTYKQVKQTTYKHLGMFDSDKNFKPRPSSSQPNTRIDKFTFFGVLLIVLSVTVPLVLFPAEGADWVAQTKQFVTHKFGGAYLAFGALALIFVIYICTSDIGNIKLGKPEDDIEFKTGSWAAMMFCGGIGASIMYWGILEWVYYYQGPPFGIEPATPEAIRWASTYGLFHWGPVAWAIYLVPAISIAYFAHVRNSPILKVSQSLMPLFGEKFTKSNWGKMVDVFFIFGMIGGGATTLGLASPMITEGLHELFNVPSNITTQLVVLLVTTMIFAYSAYQGLRSGIQFLSNINFYLAIALLIFVLLAGPTTFILDTGLESLGRSLTQMVTMMTWTEAFGQFTDHGFKNTGFPQDWTVFYWAWWLVFAPTIGLFIAKISKGRTIRQMAVGSIFFGSLGCAVFFIILGNYGLYMQLSGTLDVVATLNNQGATATIFAVLNTLPMPKIVIAVFTVLAVLFTATTFDSISYILASVVQHEVDDEPHRWNRLFWAFTLCLMPAVLMFIGDLSTLQTASIFAGAPLLVIMSLIMLSTIKAAKYDLYYQPDYSLKTIHIEEVPHNSPWEQGQTSEAPEGSVLAQQAVYEEKRQQQNVKKEEEN, from the coding sequence ATGACGAAACACGACACTTCTCCTCAGAGAACATATAAGCAGGTCAAACAAACCACTTATAAACACCTCGGTATGTTTGATTCCGATAAAAACTTCAAACCCCGCCCTTCCTCTTCACAGCCCAATACCCGTATTGATAAATTTACTTTTTTCGGCGTATTGCTGATTGTATTGAGCGTTACCGTACCGCTGGTACTGTTTCCTGCTGAAGGAGCCGATTGGGTGGCTCAAACCAAGCAATTCGTTACCCATAAATTCGGCGGTGCCTATTTGGCATTTGGTGCGTTAGCACTGATTTTCGTGATTTATATCTGCACTTCGGATATCGGTAATATCAAACTGGGCAAGCCTGAAGATGATATCGAATTCAAAACCGGCTCGTGGGCTGCAATGATGTTCTGCGGCGGCATCGGCGCCAGTATTATGTATTGGGGTATTTTGGAATGGGTCTACTACTACCAAGGCCCGCCCTTCGGAATCGAACCTGCCACACCCGAAGCCATACGCTGGGCGTCTACTTACGGTTTGTTCCACTGGGGACCCGTAGCTTGGGCAATTTACTTGGTACCCGCTATTTCCATCGCTTATTTCGCCCATGTGCGTAACTCACCGATTTTAAAAGTCAGCCAGAGCCTGATGCCGCTTTTCGGGGAAAAATTCACCAAAAGCAATTGGGGCAAAATGGTAGACGTCTTCTTTATTTTCGGCATGATAGGCGGCGGTGCCACCACTTTAGGTTTGGCCTCTCCGATGATTACCGAAGGACTGCATGAATTATTTAACGTACCCAGCAATATCACTACCCAATTGGTTGTCTTACTGGTAACTACCATGATTTTTGCCTACAGCGCCTATCAGGGGCTTCGTAGCGGCATTCAGTTTTTATCCAATATCAATTTCTATTTGGCCATTGCCCTACTGATATTTGTACTACTGGCCGGGCCGACGACATTTATCTTGGATACCGGTTTGGAAAGCCTCGGACGCTCCCTCACCCAAATGGTCACGATGATGACTTGGACGGAAGCATTCGGCCAATTTACCGATCACGGCTTTAAAAATACCGGTTTTCCGCAAGACTGGACAGTATTCTATTGGGCATGGTGGCTGGTGTTTGCCCCGACTATCGGCCTCTTTATCGCCAAAATCTCCAAAGGCCGCACCATCCGCCAAATGGCCGTAGGGTCAATCTTTTTCGGTTCGCTCGGTTGCGCCGTATTTTTCATCATTTTGGGTAACTACGGTCTGTATATGCAGTTAAGCGGCACGTTAGATGTTGTTGCCACACTGAACAACCAAGGTGCTACCGCAACCATCTTTGCCGTACTCAATACCCTGCCTATGCCTAAAATAGTGATCGCTGTGTTCACCGTATTGGCCGTTTTATTTACCGCAACCACTTTTGACAGCATTTCCTACATTCTGGCTTCGGTTGTGCAACATGAGGTAGACGACGAACCCCATCGTTGGAACCGCTTATTTTGGGCATTTACCTTGTGTCTCATGCCTGCCGTATTAATGTTTATCGGCGACTTGTCTACTCTTCAGACGGCCTCTATTTTTGCCGGAGCGCCCCTACTGGTAATCATGAGCCTCATCATGCTTTCTACCATTAAAGCGGCCAAATACGATTTGTATTACCAACCCGACTATTCGCTAAAAACCATCCATATCGAAGAAGTACCGCACAATTCGCCTTGGGAGCAAGGGCAAACTTCAGAAGCCCCGGAAGGTTCGGTATTGGCACAACAAGCTGTGTACGAAGAAAAACGCCAACAGCAAAATGTAAAAAAAGAAGAAGAAAACTAA
- the betT gene encoding choline BCCT transporter BetT — MHNSQPTGTGQTLQVNKTVFLASSALTIALILFTILFPAAGEAVLGNSLRWVSDHFGWYYMLVVAAYGIFSLFVGFSRYGDIKLGQDQDKPDFPFLAWAAMLFSAGIGIDLLFFGVSEPLTHYLTPNIGEGGTPAAARAAMAQTFLHWGLHGWGIYALIGMALAYFAYRKNMPLALRSALVPVFGARYANGWLGNTVDIFGVVCTLLGIATSLGIGVLQANAGLTHVFGIETSKTVQTAIIISVVIAAGLSAMSGVEKGVRRLSEINMLGATGLLIALLVMGPTVFLLNGLVDNIGYYFQNIVNKTFQVYAYEGEKGAEWKSWWTIFFWAWWVAWAPFVGLFIARISRGRTLREFVFGVMFIPLGFIFAWFSIFGNSAIDLVNSGQAADLAKMASEEPAMGMFLLFEHYPMATLWSTLGVIIGLIFFVTSADSGALVLANLSSKNLSNDTDAPIWLRLFWAAATGLITLGLLFAGGFSSLQSVSVVAGLPFSLILVVYMVSMWKSLRQEGNKRKANQVDKAFVLDNGQNWRNRLNRLVNFPSAKTALRFIVKTLQPAMLEVAHELQNKGIDSRLSQDKTNHRLKLEVLHGEEVDFLYEVRLVEAIKPVFALGQAGNLSPSKEQEKYYRAEVFLSEGSQDYDIVGYTKEQIIIDILSQYERHMQFLHLER, encoded by the coding sequence ATGCACAATAGCCAGCCAACCGGCACAGGACAAACGTTACAAGTCAACAAAACCGTTTTCCTTGCCTCTTCTGCACTAACAATCGCGCTGATTTTATTTACCATCTTATTTCCAGCAGCCGGCGAAGCCGTTTTGGGCAATTCTTTACGCTGGGTGTCCGACCACTTCGGCTGGTACTACATGCTGGTTGTGGCCGCTTACGGTATTTTTTCTCTATTTGTCGGTTTTTCCCGCTACGGCGACATCAAACTCGGACAAGACCAAGACAAACCCGACTTCCCCTTTCTTGCTTGGGCAGCCATGCTTTTCTCAGCAGGCATCGGTATTGATCTGTTGTTTTTCGGCGTTTCCGAACCGCTCACCCATTACCTCACCCCCAATATCGGCGAAGGCGGCACACCCGCAGCCGCACGTGCGGCTATGGCGCAAACCTTTCTACACTGGGGCTTGCACGGGTGGGGTATTTACGCACTAATAGGTATGGCCTTGGCTTATTTCGCCTACCGCAAAAATATGCCGCTCGCGCTGCGCAGCGCATTAGTACCGGTATTCGGCGCACGTTATGCAAATGGCTGGCTGGGTAATACCGTAGATATTTTCGGGGTAGTATGTACCTTACTGGGTATCGCTACCAGTTTGGGTATCGGCGTATTACAAGCCAATGCCGGCCTCACTCATGTTTTCGGTATCGAAACCAGTAAAACGGTTCAGACGGCTATTATTATCAGTGTCGTGATTGCAGCCGGCTTGTCGGCTATGTCGGGCGTAGAAAAAGGCGTCCGCCGTTTGTCCGAAATCAATATGCTTGGCGCCACCGGGCTATTGATTGCTCTACTGGTGATGGGTCCCACCGTCTTCCTGCTCAACGGCTTGGTCGACAACATCGGCTATTACTTCCAAAACATCGTCAATAAAACTTTTCAAGTTTATGCTTACGAAGGAGAAAAAGGCGCGGAATGGAAATCTTGGTGGACCATCTTCTTTTGGGCATGGTGGGTGGCGTGGGCACCGTTTGTCGGTCTGTTCATCGCCCGTATTTCACGCGGGCGTACCTTGCGCGAATTTGTGTTCGGCGTAATGTTTATCCCTCTCGGCTTTATCTTTGCGTGGTTCTCTATTTTCGGCAACAGCGCCATCGACTTAGTCAATAGCGGGCAAGCAGCCGATTTGGCCAAAATGGCGAGCGAAGAGCCTGCAATGGGCATGTTTTTACTGTTTGAACATTATCCGATGGCCACTCTTTGGTCTACCTTGGGTGTGATTATCGGGCTGATCTTCTTCGTTACCTCCGCCGACTCGGGTGCATTAGTTTTAGCCAATTTAAGCTCGAAAAACCTTTCCAACGATACCGATGCCCCGATTTGGCTGCGCTTGTTTTGGGCTGCCGCTACCGGACTCATTACACTCGGCCTTCTCTTTGCAGGCGGTTTCTCATCCTTGCAATCTGTATCTGTTGTGGCAGGATTGCCCTTCTCTCTGATTCTGGTAGTGTATATGGTTTCCATGTGGAAAAGCCTGCGCCAAGAAGGCAACAAACGAAAAGCCAACCAAGTGGATAAAGCTTTCGTACTGGATAACGGCCAAAACTGGCGCAATCGGCTTAACCGCTTGGTTAACTTCCCAAGCGCCAAAACCGCATTACGTTTTATAGTAAAAACCTTACAACCCGCCATGCTTGAAGTGGCACACGAACTGCAAAACAAAGGTATTGACTCCCGCCTCTCGCAAGATAAAACCAACCACCGCCTCAAACTTGAAGTACTGCACGGCGAAGAGGTTGATTTTCTGTATGAGGTTCGTTTGGTCGAAGCCATTAAACCGGTTTTCGCCCTAGGGCAAGCAGGTAATTTATCGCCCTCGAAAGAGCAGGAAAAATACTACCGTGCCGAAGTTTTCCTAAGCGAAGGCAGCCAAGATTATGACATTGTCGGCTATACCAAAGAGCAAATTATCATCGATATTCTGAGCCAGTATGAACGGCATATGCAGTTTCTGCATTTAGAACGCTGA
- the crcB gene encoding fluoride efflux transporter CrcB: protein MLTNLLLISTGAATGAVIRWALGLWLADTLSYLALGTLAANWIGAYIIGIAAALIQYTDLLPPQWRLLLITGFLGSLTTFSGFSLEIINMLQMHRWMAAFTTISLHLFGSLLLTLLGMLTVTAFFKG from the coding sequence ATATTGACCAATCTCCTCCTCATTTCCACCGGTGCCGCAACCGGCGCCGTAATACGCTGGGCCTTGGGTTTGTGGCTTGCTGATACGCTTTCGTACCTGGCGCTAGGCACCTTGGCGGCCAATTGGATCGGCGCCTATATAATCGGTATCGCTGCCGCACTCATACAATATACCGATTTGCTTCCTCCGCAATGGCGGCTACTACTAATAACCGGCTTTCTCGGTAGTTTGACTACTTTTTCAGGTTTTTCGCTCGAAATCATCAATATGCTGCAAATGCATCGTTGGATGGCTGCATTTACAACTATCTCCCTGCATCTTTTCGGTTCCCTACTACTCACATTGCTGGGTATGCTGACCGTAACGGCCTTTTTCAAAGGCTGA
- a CDS encoding TatD family hydrolase: MFTDSHCHLADKAILPKLDTVMQQAAEAGICRFIVPATHHGDFNSVATLNIYPQIHTAFGIHPWFTNSTLPDHLQQLEKLLRKYPYALVGEIGLDFQYGSPDTNARQRQTELLRHQLELAGQYRRPVILHNLKSTEALVSALKTARYSYGGIAHAFSGSLEEARRLIDCGLLIGIGSLLLNPNAKKARQAATELSLEHIVLETDSPFMLPKQTNTPANLRRIAETVALLRGISLAELAEHTENNINRLLDFQTA; this comes from the coding sequence ATGTTTACCGACTCTCACTGCCATCTTGCAGACAAAGCAATATTACCCAAACTGGATACCGTTATGCAGCAAGCGGCGGAAGCCGGTATTTGCCGCTTTATCGTTCCCGCTACCCATCACGGTGATTTTAATTCCGTCGCCACTCTCAACATATATCCGCAAATTCATACCGCTTTCGGCATTCATCCTTGGTTTACGAATAGTACCTTACCCGACCACCTGCAACAGCTCGAAAAACTACTTAGAAAATACCCCTATGCACTTGTAGGTGAAATCGGGCTGGATTTCCAATATGGAAGCCCTGATACGAACGCACGTCAGCGGCAAACCGAACTACTGCGACACCAGCTCGAATTAGCCGGGCAATACCGCCGCCCTGTGATTCTACATAACCTAAAATCCACAGAAGCTTTGGTTTCTGCACTCAAAACCGCACGCTACAGTTACGGCGGGATTGCCCATGCCTTTTCCGGCAGCTTGGAAGAAGCCCGCCGCCTGATAGATTGCGGCCTCTTAATCGGAATCGGCTCACTTTTACTCAATCCCAATGCAAAAAAAGCCCGGCAAGCGGCAACCGAACTTTCTCTCGAGCATATTGTTCTTGAAACCGACAGCCCCTTTATGCTCCCTAAACAAACCAACACACCCGCCAATCTGCGCCGTATTGCCGAAACTGTAGCGCTCCTACGCGGAATTTCTTTAGCTGAACTGGCCGAACACACTGAAAACAATATCAACCGCTTACTCGATTTTCAGACGGCATAA